Proteins encoded together in one Spartinivicinus poritis window:
- a CDS encoding LON peptidase substrate-binding domain-containing protein, with translation MASIPIFPLNTVLFPKCKLPLQIFEPRYLDMLSQSLKAGGGFVIALVKSTHQAAIMPKVYCVGTLAQIVDFGQLPNGLLGVTVMGQDKVVIGSSWLEGSGLMVAEVSPLPIEQSISLPKKYQCLAEVLGALLAHPVVADLDVSSNLNNGLIVGWQLANYLPFSLQQKQLLLELNNPLLRLAQISHLLDDMAQAAV, from the coding sequence ATGGCGTCAATCCCCATTTTTCCCCTCAATACCGTACTCTTTCCTAAGTGCAAACTCCCATTACAAATATTTGAACCACGTTATTTAGATATGCTGTCACAAAGCTTAAAAGCAGGGGGTGGTTTTGTTATTGCGCTGGTTAAATCTACCCACCAGGCAGCAATTATGCCTAAAGTTTATTGCGTAGGGACGCTAGCTCAAATAGTGGATTTTGGCCAATTACCTAATGGACTTTTAGGGGTAACAGTCATGGGGCAAGACAAGGTAGTAATTGGCTCCAGCTGGTTGGAAGGCAGTGGTTTAATGGTGGCAGAAGTTTCTCCTTTACCTATTGAGCAGTCGATATCATTACCTAAAAAATATCAGTGTTTGGCCGAAGTGTTAGGAGCGTTGCTGGCTCATCCTGTGGTGGCTGATCTAGACGTATCAAGTAATCTGAACAATGGACTGATAGTTGGTTGGCAACTAGCAAACTATTTACCCTTTAGCTTACAACAGAAACAGTTGTTGCTGGAACTCAATAACCCTTTACTGCGGTTAGCACAGATCAGCCATTTACTGGATGACATGGCCCAAGCTGCTGTTTAA
- a CDS encoding flavin prenyltransferase UbiX, with the protein MTELSTTYKKTVTLAMTGASGAQYGLRLLEVLVQHQVQVFFMISKAAQVVVATETDWKLPGKPNLLAEHFQQKFQAKQGQIQVFGREQWMAPVASGSGAPSQMVVCPCSTGTLSAIATGASNNLIERAADVALKERRQLILVPREAPYSAIHLEHMLKLAQLGVTILPASPGFYQKPQSVDDMVDFVVARILNQLGIDHQLLPRWGE; encoded by the coding sequence ATGACCGAACTGAGTACAACGTATAAAAAAACAGTCACCTTAGCGATGACGGGGGCTTCAGGTGCTCAATATGGCTTAAGGCTGCTGGAAGTATTAGTGCAGCACCAGGTTCAAGTATTTTTTATGATTTCCAAGGCTGCCCAAGTGGTCGTGGCAACTGAAACAGACTGGAAGTTGCCTGGTAAACCGAACTTGCTTGCAGAGCATTTTCAGCAAAAGTTTCAGGCAAAACAGGGGCAAATCCAGGTGTTTGGTCGTGAGCAGTGGATGGCGCCAGTCGCATCAGGCTCAGGTGCCCCCAGTCAAATGGTGGTTTGCCCATGCAGTACAGGCACCTTGTCAGCTATTGCCACAGGCGCCAGCAATAACTTAATTGAGCGAGCGGCTGATGTTGCTTTGAAAGAGCGTCGCCAGCTGATTCTGGTACCAAGAGAAGCTCCTTATTCAGCCATTCACTTAGAACACATGTTAAAGCTGGCTCAGCTAGGTGTGACCATTTTGCCAGCCAGCCCAGGGTTTTATCAGAAGCCGCAGTCAGTTGATGATATGGTGGATTTTGTAGTGGCTCGGATTTTAAACCAACTAGGTATTGATCATCAGTTGCTACCCCGTTGGGGAGAGTAA
- the mpl gene encoding UDP-N-acetylmuramate:L-alanyl-gamma-D-glutamyl-meso-diaminopimelate ligase gives MHIHILGICGTFMGSLALLAKELGYQVTGSDEHVYPPMSTQLSEQGIDVKEGYLPEHLTPAPDLVVIGNAMSRGNPAVEYVLDTGIPYISGPGWLAQHLLQNRWVLAVSGTHGKTTTTSMLAWILEYAGMSPGFLIGGVPKNFGYSARLGESSFFVVEADEYDSAFFDKRSKFVHYQPRTLIINNLEYDHADIFPDLAAIQTQFHHLIRTVPGNGLVIYPEGESAIDQVIEKGCWTSTQTLNLTGSSDSQGSWQVQLIKPDASHFEVYLNGQLAGEVNWELRGIHNMANGLAAIAAARHVGVLPEVASKALCKFEGIKRRLELIAEVNGVQVYDDFAHHPTAIATTLEGLRASVGNEKIIAVIEPRSNTMKMGVHKQQLVESTQAADLVFWYQPQGMEWDLSAALAQANGKAVCCEQVSEIVDQVQAQVGPGSHVVIMSNGGFQGIHQQIAKAIAE, from the coding sequence ATGCATATACATATTTTAGGTATTTGTGGGACATTTATGGGTAGCTTAGCTTTACTGGCAAAAGAGCTGGGCTATCAAGTAACAGGGTCTGATGAACATGTTTATCCGCCCATGAGTACTCAGCTCTCAGAGCAGGGCATAGACGTTAAAGAGGGCTATTTGCCTGAGCATCTGACACCAGCCCCTGACTTGGTAGTGATTGGTAATGCGATGTCTCGTGGCAACCCTGCTGTGGAATACGTGTTAGACACTGGAATTCCCTATATATCAGGTCCTGGATGGTTAGCTCAACACTTGCTGCAGAATCGTTGGGTGTTAGCAGTATCTGGTACTCATGGTAAAACCACCACTACTAGCATGCTGGCCTGGATTCTTGAGTATGCTGGTATGTCACCAGGGTTTTTGATTGGTGGGGTGCCTAAAAACTTTGGCTATTCAGCCCGTTTAGGTGAAAGCTCGTTTTTTGTTGTTGAAGCTGATGAATATGACAGCGCCTTCTTTGATAAGCGCTCCAAATTTGTTCACTATCAGCCAAGAACCTTGATCATCAACAATCTTGAGTATGATCATGCTGATATTTTTCCTGATTTAGCCGCTATCCAAACCCAGTTTCATCATTTGATTCGTACGGTGCCAGGCAATGGTTTGGTTATTTATCCTGAAGGAGAGTCTGCCATTGACCAAGTGATAGAAAAAGGCTGCTGGACTTCAACACAAACCTTAAATTTAACTGGTTCTTCAGATTCGCAAGGCAGCTGGCAGGTGCAGCTGATTAAGCCTGATGCCAGTCACTTTGAGGTATACCTTAATGGGCAACTGGCAGGTGAGGTTAACTGGGAGTTAAGAGGCATCCACAATATGGCGAATGGTTTAGCTGCTATTGCGGCTGCTCGTCATGTGGGGGTGTTGCCTGAAGTAGCCAGTAAGGCACTGTGCAAGTTCGAAGGAATTAAACGACGACTAGAGCTGATAGCAGAAGTAAATGGGGTGCAAGTCTATGATGACTTTGCTCACCACCCCACAGCAATTGCTACCACGTTGGAGGGCTTAAGAGCCAGTGTGGGCAATGAAAAAATTATTGCAGTCATTGAGCCTCGTTCTAACACTATGAAAATGGGAGTACATAAACAACAGTTGGTAGAGTCTACCCAAGCCGCTGATTTGGTGTTCTGGTATCAACCGCAGGGGATGGAGTGGGATCTTAGTGCTGCTTTAGCGCAAGCTAATGGCAAGGCTGTGTGTTGTGAACAGGTATCAGAGATTGTTGACCAAGTACAAGCCCAGGTTGGTCCAGGTAGTCATGTGGTTATTATGAGTAATGGTGGCTTTCAAGGTATCCACCAACAAATAGCGAAGGCCATAGCAGAATGA
- a CDS encoding 6-phosphofructokinase → MAKKNAFYAQSGGVTSVINATACGLIETARRYPDLINNVYAGHNGIIGALTEDLIDTSAEDSATIAALKHTPGGAFGSCRYKLKDLESNRAEYERLIEVFQAHDIGYFFYNGGGDSQDTAYKVSQISEKMGYPITCIGIPKTIDNDLPFTDTCPGFGSVAKYVAISTKEAALDIQSMCKSSTKVFILEVMGRHAGWIAAAGGLAAEKAGDPPHLILFPETAFDETKFLAKVDEAVKEHGYCVIVASEGTSHADGSLISASTTVVDAFGHQQLGGIAPVLTKLIKDNLGYKYHYAVSDYLQRAARHISSKVDVEQAYAVGKAAVEFAVNGKNAVMPVIQRDNQAPYQWSIGEACLSQVANQEKMMPADFITEDGFGITQAARDYLEPLIQGEDYPPYKDGMPVYARLKMVPVVKKLNTDFKV, encoded by the coding sequence ATGGCAAAAAAAAATGCCTTTTACGCCCAGTCTGGTGGTGTAACGTCTGTTATCAACGCCACAGCTTGTGGCCTGATTGAAACCGCACGCCGCTATCCTGACTTAATCAATAATGTCTATGCAGGTCATAATGGGATTATTGGCGCACTGACTGAAGACTTAATCGATACCAGTGCAGAAGACTCTGCTACTATTGCCGCACTTAAACATACACCTGGTGGTGCATTTGGCTCATGTCGTTACAAACTGAAAGACCTGGAGAGCAATCGTGCAGAATACGAACGATTGATTGAAGTCTTCCAAGCTCATGACATAGGTTATTTTTTCTACAACGGTGGTGGTGATTCTCAAGATACTGCTTATAAAGTCTCTCAAATCAGTGAAAAGATGGGTTATCCCATTACTTGTATCGGGATTCCTAAAACTATTGACAATGATCTGCCATTCACTGACACCTGCCCTGGCTTTGGCTCTGTTGCAAAATATGTAGCGATTTCTACCAAAGAAGCGGCTTTAGATATTCAATCTATGTGTAAGTCATCCACTAAGGTGTTTATCTTAGAAGTCATGGGACGCCATGCTGGCTGGATTGCTGCTGCAGGTGGTCTTGCTGCTGAAAAAGCTGGTGATCCACCACATCTGATCTTATTCCCTGAAACCGCTTTTGATGAAACTAAGTTTCTAGCCAAAGTAGATGAGGCGGTTAAAGAGCACGGCTACTGCGTTATTGTTGCCTCAGAAGGCACCAGCCATGCGGATGGCTCGTTAATCTCAGCATCAACCACCGTAGTAGATGCTTTCGGTCACCAGCAGCTAGGTGGAATTGCCCCAGTACTAACCAAGCTAATCAAAGACAACTTAGGCTATAAATACCACTACGCAGTTTCTGATTATTTACAACGCGCCGCTCGACATATTTCGTCTAAGGTCGATGTTGAACAAGCCTATGCTGTAGGTAAAGCTGCAGTTGAATTTGCCGTTAATGGTAAAAATGCTGTAATGCCTGTTATCCAGCGCGATAATCAAGCACCTTATCAATGGTCAATTGGTGAAGCCTGTTTAAGCCAAGTAGCTAATCAGGAAAAAATGATGCCTGCTGATTTTATCACTGAAGATGGCTTTGGCATTACCCAAGCTGCTCGCGATTATTTAGAGCCATTAATTCAAGGGGAAGACTATCCTCCTTATAAAGATGGCATGCCAGTATATGCTCGCTTAAAAATGGTGCCTGTCGTTAAGAAACTAAATACTGATTTTAAAGTATAA
- a CDS encoding acyltransferase family protein: MENNNSQRSYAIDAFRGITIAFMILVNTPGSWSYVYAPLKHADWHGCTPTDLVFPCFLFIVGISIYYSFKKKNSQQVIYYKILKRTVIIFGIGLLLHGFPYFNKSLADLRIMGVLQRIALVYCFSALLIQWLKPRQLVIAALIILLGYWLVLWGFGSNTPYSIAGPYSLTGNIAREVDLWLLGANHMWQINRIPFDPEGILSTLPAISTCLIGYLTAYIINEKSLTKPQTCYYLLSSGILLSLSGLLWNSYFPINKYLWTSSYVLFTAGIAQVILALFIMAVDIKAWLKSVRPLLIFGANPLLSYILADLWVRVLFFVIQIKDDQSQIIFNGYQAFYQIVFVPLAGNWNGSLLFACFHVLAVWAVMLVFYKKRIFFKA; encoded by the coding sequence ATGGAAAATAATAACTCACAACGTTCGTATGCGATTGATGCTTTTCGCGGTATTACTATTGCTTTTATGATCTTGGTTAATACACCTGGCAGCTGGTCTTATGTATATGCTCCATTAAAACATGCCGACTGGCATGGCTGCACACCCACTGATTTAGTATTTCCTTGTTTTTTATTTATCGTTGGTATTTCTATTTACTACTCATTTAAAAAGAAAAATAGCCAACAAGTTATTTATTATAAAATACTCAAACGCACAGTTATTATTTTTGGTATCGGTTTACTATTACATGGCTTCCCCTATTTTAATAAGAGCTTAGCTGATTTACGGATTATGGGGGTATTACAAAGAATCGCTTTAGTCTATTGCTTTAGTGCATTATTAATTCAATGGTTAAAACCCAGGCAGCTAGTTATTGCTGCTTTGATTATTTTACTTGGATATTGGTTAGTTTTATGGGGCTTTGGAAGTAATACTCCTTATTCCATAGCAGGCCCTTACAGTTTGACAGGCAATATCGCTCGCGAGGTCGACCTATGGTTATTAGGTGCCAATCATATGTGGCAGATTAATAGAATACCTTTCGACCCAGAAGGCATTTTAAGCACTTTACCGGCTATCAGTACTTGCTTAATAGGCTATTTGACCGCTTATATAATTAATGAAAAGTCATTAACCAAGCCACAAACCTGTTATTATCTATTGAGTAGTGGCATCCTGCTATCTTTATCAGGTTTGTTATGGAATAGCTATTTTCCTATTAATAAATACCTTTGGACAAGCTCCTATGTGCTTTTTACTGCTGGAATAGCACAGGTTATCCTAGCTTTATTTATTATGGCCGTCGATATAAAAGCCTGGCTTAAGTCAGTCAGACCTCTCCTGATATTTGGTGCAAACCCACTGCTCTCTTATATACTTGCCGATTTATGGGTGCGAGTTTTATTCTTTGTTATTCAAATAAAAGACGACCAGAGTCAAATAATATTTAATGGGTATCAAGCCTTTTATCAAATAGTTTTTGTTCCCCTAGCCGGCAACTGGAATGGTTCACTGCTGTTTGCTTGCTTTCATGTGCTTGCAGTGTGGGCAGTTATGCTGGTTTTCTATAAGAAACGGATTTTTTTTAAAGCTTAG
- the fusA gene encoding elongation factor G — protein sequence MNINKLHNLGIIAHVDAGKTTFTERLLFVTGKRHYTGEVHNGESMMDHRQQEKDRGITIESTATSIFWNDAQLNIIDTPGHIDFNIEVNRSLRVLDGAVVVFDAVAGVEPQTEVNWILADKYRVPRIGLINKMDRIGANFSKVVQQMESTFAQKPLPLQMPIIDEDGFTGIIDLLNMHSAQWSHLNQIDDFVITEIPEQYKVEAELAREQLVERLAAEDEAILESWAEGKIPANSELVAAIRRQTIAGKIVPIFAASAYKNIGIQPALDAITQYLPMPIERPESVDNLTQKLVTNELDGAFAALVFKVVNDPHGSLAYTRVYRGQLQRADKLLNTRTTKVQKVGPIYEMHANIRTEKPAMVCGDIVAIAGLKDVQTGDTLCAEDMPVAFETITAPEPVMEMAIEPGERKNQTKFSLALQALCREDPSLQIKTDSRTGQTCLAGMGELHLEIAIDRLKTDFGITTRVGAPQVAHRETLIKATEVHALHRKQTGGLGQFAEVKLQFIPFAKEELDSSNAYEEVIFENKIIGGVIPQEFIPAVEAGIRQSANEGIVSLYPCGGFKVELIDGSYHQNDSSPMAFSLAAKQAVKKLKETACIQLLEPIMKIDINIPSEHIGSVIGDINRRRGQVIEQNNESQRAVLKAQAPLAEMFGYIGCLRALTAGRGQFTMSFSHYETVPSMLITNIIGDKT from the coding sequence ATGAACATCAATAAATTACACAATTTAGGAATAATTGCCCACGTTGATGCGGGAAAGACAACTTTCACTGAAAGGTTGTTATTTGTCACAGGTAAACGCCATTATACCGGTGAGGTCCATAATGGTGAAAGTATGATGGACCATCGACAGCAAGAAAAAGATCGTGGTATCACTATTGAAAGTACCGCTACTTCTATTTTTTGGAATGATGCTCAACTTAATATTATCGATACTCCAGGACACATTGACTTTAATATAGAAGTTAATCGCTCCTTGCGCGTTTTAGATGGAGCTGTTGTTGTATTTGATGCTGTAGCAGGTGTAGAACCACAAACTGAGGTTAATTGGATATTAGCCGACAAGTATCGAGTACCTCGTATTGGTCTGATTAATAAAATGGATCGTATTGGTGCTAATTTCTCTAAAGTAGTGCAGCAAATGGAAAGTACATTTGCACAAAAACCACTACCTTTACAGATGCCAATTATTGATGAGGATGGCTTTACTGGCATCATTGATTTACTCAATATGCACTCCGCTCAGTGGAGTCATTTAAATCAAATTGATGACTTTGTAATAACAGAAATACCTGAACAGTATAAAGTTGAGGCAGAGTTAGCTCGCGAACAATTGGTTGAAAGGTTAGCTGCTGAAGATGAGGCCATTTTAGAATCTTGGGCAGAAGGCAAAATACCAGCTAATTCTGAGTTAGTGGCAGCTATCAGAAGGCAAACCATTGCAGGTAAAATAGTACCTATTTTTGCAGCATCAGCCTATAAAAATATCGGTATTCAGCCTGCATTGGATGCTATTACTCAGTATTTACCAATGCCGATAGAGCGCCCTGAAAGTGTTGATAACCTAACTCAAAAACTGGTAACTAACGAGCTTGATGGTGCTTTTGCTGCTTTAGTGTTTAAAGTGGTCAATGACCCTCACGGTTCTTTGGCATATACCCGAGTATATCGAGGACAACTACAGCGTGCTGATAAATTACTAAATACTCGAACAACTAAAGTACAAAAGGTTGGTCCTATTTATGAAATGCACGCCAATATCCGTACAGAAAAACCAGCAATGGTCTGTGGTGATATAGTAGCTATTGCAGGGTTAAAAGACGTACAAACTGGCGATACCCTTTGTGCAGAAGATATGCCCGTTGCTTTTGAAACAATCACAGCACCTGAACCAGTAATGGAGATGGCAATAGAGCCTGGTGAGCGCAAAAACCAAACTAAATTTAGTTTGGCATTGCAAGCCTTATGTCGTGAAGATCCTAGCTTGCAAATAAAAACAGATAGTCGTACAGGGCAGACCTGTTTAGCAGGTATGGGAGAATTACATTTGGAAATTGCCATAGATCGCTTAAAAACTGATTTTGGCATTACGACCAGGGTTGGAGCTCCACAAGTAGCGCACCGGGAAACACTGATCAAGGCGACAGAAGTTCATGCATTGCATCGTAAGCAAACCGGTGGTCTTGGGCAGTTCGCTGAAGTAAAACTACAGTTTATTCCTTTCGCCAAGGAAGAGCTTGATTCATCAAATGCATATGAGGAGGTAATTTTTGAAAATAAAATTATTGGTGGGGTTATTCCTCAAGAGTTTATCCCTGCTGTAGAGGCAGGTATCCGCCAAAGCGCTAATGAAGGCATTGTAAGCCTCTACCCTTGTGGAGGCTTTAAAGTTGAATTAATTGATGGAAGTTATCATCAAAATGACTCATCACCAATGGCCTTTTCATTAGCTGCAAAACAAGCGGTTAAAAAACTCAAGGAAACAGCCTGTATTCAATTACTAGAGCCCATAATGAAAATAGATATTAATATCCCATCTGAGCATATAGGCTCGGTTATTGGTGATATTAACCGTCGACGTGGGCAGGTCATTGAACAAAACAACGAGTCTCAACGGGCAGTTTTAAAAGCCCAAGCACCATTAGCTGAAATGTTTGGCTACATTGGCTGTTTACGAGCTCTCACAGCAGGAAGAGGACAATTTACCATGTCCTTCTCTCATTATGAGACTGTCCCAAGTATGCTAATCACAAATATTATAGGAGATAAAACATAA
- a CDS encoding c-type cytochrome has translation MKWYLVVIGLLMSTLNSANEIERMVELLNNKQSSANSLKQSITLGKERAILCGYCHGKDGNSVKEYIPNLAGQHPEYLVTQFEAFSQGSRYNYVMAKLAKNLSVEERVNLALYYASLQVKPSKVSTDDVQKQAGKVLFSSRCATCHGSEGLGKNSLPRLAGQPEQYIINTLNTFRQGRRKLPGSSMPGIAAGLTKPDIAAVAAYITSM, from the coding sequence ATGAAGTGGTACTTGGTAGTTATTGGTTTGTTGATGTCAACTTTAAATAGTGCCAATGAAATTGAAAGAATGGTTGAGTTGTTAAATAATAAACAGTCATCTGCTAATAGCTTAAAACAGTCAATAACTCTGGGTAAAGAAAGAGCAATATTGTGTGGCTATTGTCATGGGAAAGACGGTAATAGTGTAAAAGAATATATCCCTAATTTAGCGGGCCAGCATCCAGAATATTTGGTTACTCAGTTTGAGGCATTTAGCCAAGGCAGTCGATATAATTATGTCATGGCTAAACTGGCGAAGAACTTGTCTGTAGAAGAGCGAGTTAATCTAGCACTTTACTATGCAAGTTTGCAGGTGAAGCCATCAAAAGTCAGTACAGACGATGTGCAGAAGCAAGCAGGAAAAGTGCTGTTTTCCAGTCGCTGTGCTACATGTCATGGTTCTGAAGGATTAGGTAAAAATAGCCTTCCTCGTTTAGCTGGGCAGCCAGAACAGTATATTATCAATACCCTAAACACATTTAGGCAGGGGCGTCGGAAGCTACCTGGTTCCTCCATGCCGGGGATTGCGGCAGGGTTAACAAAACCAGATATCGCTGCAGTCGCTGCCTATATTACTAGTATGTAG
- a CDS encoding VOC family protein — protein sequence MTEKLTRLPSLTHIALHVQSLDECILFYQSYCNMQIIHQRHNDHSTVVWLAEAGRETEMIFVLMSGGPLRQQNDQGYGHLGFAVASRQSVDDIAAKATQDNCLIWPPKEDPFPVGYYCGVVDPNGNYVEFSYGQPLGPGAKPLPS from the coding sequence ATGACCGAGAAGCTTACTAGACTACCCAGTTTGACGCATATTGCCTTACATGTTCAAAGTCTTGATGAATGCATATTATTTTACCAGTCTTATTGTAATATGCAGATTATTCATCAACGTCACAATGATCATTCAACCGTTGTTTGGCTAGCAGAAGCAGGCAGAGAAACAGAAATGATTTTCGTATTAATGTCTGGCGGCCCCTTGCGCCAACAAAATGACCAAGGCTATGGACATTTAGGCTTTGCAGTTGCAAGTCGACAAAGTGTTGATGATATTGCAGCCAAAGCAACACAAGACAATTGCCTTATCTGGCCACCAAAAGAAGACCCTTTTCCTGTTGGTTATTATTGCGGCGTTGTTGACCCAAATGGTAATTATGTAGAGTTTAGCTATGGGCAACCACTTGGCCCAGGAGCAAAGCCTCTCCCCTCATAA
- a CDS encoding zf-TFIIB domain-containing protein, with translation MKCTKCKQGFLTPIKLEPAFPCLECSECQGHWLYMEDYLRWLEKSATEETSEPQVNEQVEVDDSKLALLCPETGRIMLKYRISADNSHKVDLSPEVNGIWLDKGEWTLLKNEGLARKLNQIFTEPWQRKIREQTAQRNFADQYKNTFGKTDYEELKRMREWLNSKDNKQTMIAYLLAETPYSALH, from the coding sequence ATGAAGTGCACAAAATGTAAACAAGGCTTTCTTACACCTATCAAACTCGAACCTGCTTTCCCCTGCCTTGAGTGCAGTGAATGTCAAGGTCATTGGTTATATATGGAAGACTATCTTCGTTGGCTAGAGAAATCTGCAACTGAGGAGACATCTGAGCCACAAGTGAATGAACAGGTTGAAGTTGATGACAGTAAACTCGCTTTATTATGTCCTGAAACAGGCCGAATAATGCTCAAATATAGAATTTCAGCAGATAACTCCCATAAAGTTGACTTAAGCCCTGAAGTTAATGGTATTTGGTTAGATAAAGGTGAATGGACCTTATTAAAAAATGAAGGGTTGGCTCGCAAATTAAACCAAATTTTTACCGAGCCTTGGCAGCGTAAAATTCGAGAACAAACCGCTCAACGTAACTTCGCAGACCAATATAAAAATACGTTTGGCAAAACCGATTATGAAGAGCTCAAGCGTATGCGAGAATGGCTCAATAGCAAAGACAATAAACAAACAATGATAGCTTATTTATTAGCAGAAACCCCTTATTCAGCTCTTCATTAG
- a CDS encoding Vps62-related protein, whose protein sequence is MKKVLTIASFVACAYGATVSYVSANSIAGSLDIKYVNEYDLVWWDDGSGGDHDGSYYRPKTPAGYYRLGHYGKGGYGAPTEASIVVKELKPGMLVRPVGYTKIWDDSGSGADWDGSFWQPNPPQGYKCLGTVATRNHHQPSIDEVRCVKNELVVPGKLGGFIWNDDDTGADDDFGSWKIVSNHADGINLNMFVGNRSHHAPSSSPLFYVLNKHASGNSKLTKAEVLALIKNHGPILYLHPSENYKLDSPFNYLNNAYLVSSKGNKVKTSLATFKNDYNHIKSVGNINGNVVDNIWLEPVNGSASRPGNVAAAKTIVHVKDTVPGYTDIQYWFFYAYNGPGTAKVRFGEIYNNTGELKPFGEHTGDWEHVTFRFENSSKKLISAYFSQHNYGEKRNANQLEWDGSHVVIYSSKNGHASYANQSDNSHRVLHKCIQEIFGQCIGHLDVDLKNYTAKGTRFNTYEEGKYHVVNYQSTDWAELAFRWGPTKDVRMTKEQAQKVARDFFGSFIGNSPAGEIGAVLFSKFYTESQGGPTNIGTKGDWNNNEF, encoded by the coding sequence ATGAAAAAAGTACTTACTATTGCTTCATTTGTTGCCTGTGCATATGGTGCTACCGTTTCATATGTGAGTGCAAACTCAATAGCGGGTTCATTAGATATAAAATATGTTAATGAATATGATTTAGTATGGTGGGATGATGGTTCTGGAGGGGACCATGATGGAAGTTATTATCGGCCGAAAACCCCAGCTGGGTATTATCGTTTAGGCCATTATGGTAAGGGGGGATATGGTGCACCAACTGAAGCCTCTATTGTTGTAAAAGAGCTTAAACCAGGAATGTTAGTAAGACCAGTTGGGTATACTAAAATTTGGGATGACTCTGGCTCTGGAGCTGATTGGGATGGCTCGTTCTGGCAACCAAACCCACCACAAGGTTATAAGTGTTTAGGTACAGTAGCTACACGTAATCATCATCAACCATCTATCGATGAAGTGCGCTGTGTAAAAAATGAACTGGTTGTTCCTGGTAAGCTAGGTGGATTTATTTGGAATGATGATGATACGGGTGCGGATGATGACTTTGGCTCTTGGAAGATAGTGTCTAATCACGCTGATGGTATTAACTTAAATATGTTTGTGGGGAATAGAAGCCACCATGCCCCTAGCAGTAGCCCTCTATTTTATGTGCTGAATAAACATGCCAGTGGCAATTCAAAGCTAACAAAAGCAGAAGTATTGGCGTTAATTAAAAATCATGGGCCTATTTTATATCTGCACCCGAGCGAAAATTATAAATTAGACTCTCCCTTTAATTACTTAAATAATGCTTATTTGGTGAGTTCTAAAGGCAATAAAGTAAAAACCTCTTTAGCTACATTTAAGAATGATTATAACCATATTAAGTCTGTAGGAAATATTAATGGCAATGTGGTAGATAATATTTGGTTAGAGCCTGTTAACGGCAGTGCGTCTAGACCAGGAAATGTCGCAGCAGCCAAAACAATTGTGCATGTTAAAGATACCGTACCTGGATACACTGACATTCAATACTGGTTCTTCTACGCTTACAATGGGCCTGGTACTGCTAAAGTAAGATTTGGTGAGATATATAATAATACAGGTGAGCTGAAACCATTTGGTGAGCACACTGGCGATTGGGAGCATGTTACTTTCAGATTTGAAAATAGTTCTAAAAAACTAATTTCTGCTTACTTTTCTCAGCATAATTATGGTGAAAAAAGAAATGCTAATCAGCTAGAGTGGGATGGCAGCCATGTTGTTATTTACTCATCTAAAAATGGTCATGCCAGTTATGCAAACCAAAGTGATAATTCTCATCGAGTACTTCATAAGTGCATTCAAGAAATATTTGGTCAGTGTATAGGACACTTGGATGTTGATTTGAAAAACTATACTGCCAAAGGTACTCGCTTTAACACTTATGAAGAGGGTAAGTATCATGTAGTGAACTATCAGTCTACTGATTGGGCTGAACTAGCTTTCCGTTGGGGACCAACCAAAGATGTTCGCATGACTAAAGAGCAAGCACAGAAGGTTGCTCGTGATTTCTTCGGCTCATTTATTGGGAACTCTCCTGCAGGTGAAATCGGTGCAGTATTATTTTCCAAGTTCTATACAGAAAGCCAAGGCGGACCAACAAATATAGGCACTAAAGGTGACTGGAATAATAACGAGTTTTAA